TCATAAAGCCCCGACAATTTAGCGAGTTTAGGCAAATCGTGTATATGCGGCGGCGCGTTGTCTTTTACTTTTGTAAAATACCCTTTAATTATCTTTTCGACAACTTGCTGACACATAAAACCCGCGTAAAGATTGTGTTTGTTTTTAACAAGTGTTTCGCCAACGCTTAAATCTGCATAGCACAAATCAATCCAATACTTGATTTTATCTTCTTTTGTCATAGTATTCCTTTCTTTACTCTCCAACAACCATTTTTCTTCGCTCCGACCCGCTCTATCAGTCCTCGGTCTTTTAGTTTGGCGATGTTTACTTTTATGTTGCGGACGGTTATTCCGATAATCTGCGCCAATGTCTCGGATGTGATTTCGGGGTTCTTTTTTATTTCGTCTAAAATTGCTTTTTGGTTGTCCGACAACTTAAATACGTCGTTTACAGTGCTGCTTGAGGTGTCGTTTATGGTGTTTTTTGTGCTATTTTGTTCGTTTGTCGTCCTGTTCTCTGCTTTTTCGGCGGTTTTTATGGTGTCGATATACGAATTTATGGTGTTTGTCGGCTCATAATGCTTTTCGTTGTATATTATCACCTGAAATCCGTTTGCCGTTTCGCGAAAAAGGGGCTGTCTTATGCTGTTGTCTCTGCAAATTCTGCAAATTCGCGAAATTCCCGTATCGTTGTACTGGGTCATTGCCACTTCTCTGAATGCTTTTGCTATAAGTTTATTGCGCGATTTTGAAGTGTATTTTTCCGTGAAAAGTTCTTCTAAATTTGCGCCGCCGTATAATCTTCCCGGATTGTAAAATTCTATTTTGTTGTCGAAAATTTTTATTACGCTCGGCGAACTGTCGCGGTAGTCGCGGTGAATTATCATATTCAAAACTATTTCGTGGATAACGGCGGGCGGATACGTAAATGCAATGTGCTTTTTTATGTACGATATAATATCGTCGAACTCCTGAAACAAATCCGTGCTCAACAAAACGTGGTCGGAGACGGTGCCGTCGCTTTTAAAACGCCCCATTCGCACGTCGCTGATAAGGCAATATCCTTTTGCAAACATAAGATACGCTCCGAAAGACACTTTGCCGTATCGCAGAAATTCCATTTTGTTAAGGAGGTCTGCGTCCGACAGTTGTATTAGTCCGATGTGTTTGTTTCGTCTTATTTTAGTGGCGAACGCGGTCATTTTTTCTCGCGACAGGTCTAATGTTGTGTGGTTCGGGTCAATGTAAAAATCCCAGCTCGAATTTATGCTTTCGAGATG
This is a stretch of genomic DNA from Chitinivibrionia bacterium. It encodes these proteins:
- a CDS encoding HEPN domain-containing protein, whose amino-acid sequence is MTKEDKIKYWIDLCYADLSVGETLVKNKHNLYAGFMCQQVVEKIIKGYFTKVKDNAPPHIHDLPKLAKLSGLYELLSEEQQEFIIEVNPFNIEARYPDYKNRIAQYLTDEITESVFKQTKEFFEWTKEKILS
- a CDS encoding putative DNA binding domain-containing protein translates to MIKIPISENLTTEFKSAYNKDVIETLVAFANASGGTVFIGVSDNARPLGINVDKATVQNWVDEIKSETEPTIIPAVEIFQSGGKDVVAFSVSEFPVKPVATRGRHFKRINNLNHLLNSSEIADEHLESINSSWDFYIDPNHTTLDLSREKMTAFATKIRRNKHIGLIQLSDADLLNKMEFLRYGKVSFGAYLMFAKGYCLISDVRMGRFKSDGTVSDHVLLSTDLFQEFDDIISYIKKHIAFTYPPAVIHEIVLNMIIHRDYRDSSPSVIKIFDNKIEFYNPGRLYGGANLEELFTEKYTSKSRNKLIAKAFREVAMTQYNDTGISRICRICRDNSIRQPLFRETANGFQVIIYNEKHYEPTNTINSYIDTIKTAEKAENRTTNEQNSTKNTINDTSSSTVNDVFKLSDNQKAILDEIKKNPEITSETLAQIIGITVRNIKVNIAKLKDRGLIERVGAKKNGCWRVKKGIL